TGGCCAAGACCGCCGGCAGCAGGGAGAGCAAGCAGGGCCAGCAGGCGGGCGCGAGCGTGTACGTGGTGATGGTGAAGGCCCCTGCGCAGGGCGTCAACTACAAGGCATACCAGATGCGCATCCTCGCTACCGCGCTCGGCAGGTACGCATGCCATGGCATGGCACCGCCGCATCGGCACCAGGCCACCAGCAGCTAATTAAGCATTTTTCTTTGGTCGCCTTCGTGTCGCCTTGATTGGAGGATCTGATTTCTCTGTCGTTGCCATCGAATGAATTGCAAGCGAGGAGAAAGCCAAGCAAGCGCTGATCTACAGCTACAAGGCCGCCGCCAGCGGGTTCGCCGCCAAGCTCACGCCGGCGCAGGTCGCCGCGTTGAAGAGTGAGCTCCATTTTTTTTTCGATTTCTCGGTGCTCTTTAGTTTTTGCGATCGTTTGCCTGATGTCTTGTGCAAATTCAtggcgccggccggccggccggcgacgACGCCGAGGCTGCGAGCCTCGGTTATCGTGCAACAGAATCTTCGTCTCATGGTTGCATTTATTCTCGTTTTTCTCTTGTTAATTATAATTAACCACCTTACTAGTAGAAAGTATATATAGTCGATCCCCCATATGGTGTTCACATGATCGATCGTGTCAATCCATGGTCTGCAATTAACTAAGCACGGTGAGAAAATCAAAGGTTTGAAGCCCAGTTGACAGATTTTTAGTCAGGAGGAGTGGGAGGGAATCCTCTTGGCAATTCCGAGGTCAATGCAAACGCGTGCTTCTtcagtagtatactagtagtttTCAACTTTGCTGAGCATATTTACGCTTGTTTGGCATCGTCCCAATGCAAACAAAGGCTAGAAAGTGTAAAGCATTGTCAACATATTTGCTGTTTGCGGTTCCGTAGCCTTAACTTTGAACACTGTCAACTTTTAACTTAGTAGTAGTAAATGGAAATCTTCATTGACAGTTTCTGTTTTCCTTGCGCCTTCTTGTCATTGTCACACAAACAAGACAAGCTTACTTTCAGTTTCCAACTCCTCAAGTCTCTCAAAGTGAAAAAGGTAAAGATTAAAGAAGAGGACCACGCACCACCATGCAAACAACAGAATTGATAACATTATCCTGATTCCCTCCGGTGCCTGAACATGCTATTAAGGACCTCACCTTATTTGGAATGCTAAATTTTTTTAATGGTCCCTGCAAAACTCAAACCATTTCTTGTGTTTCTGCAAAATTCATGTGATTAAATTTCACAGTTTGCAAGGCCTGGACATTGGAAATGCATACCAACTCTTGTGCTAATCTGTTTCTTGGCCAGAGCATCCTGACGTTCTGCAGGCGCTGCCTGATGTGAAGTACACCCTTCAGGACAACAACCACCTCAACTGAACCGAGTGCTTTCAGACCTTCATCAGCAAGATACATACATAGTTCAGCACTGCCGCCATCTTCACCGTGTATTACTATCTCGTAATTATACGCATATGTTAGCTAGCAAGTGTGTGCACACCCTAAGGTGTCTGACAGCAGAACGACAAGTTACACGTACGATCAGAATTTATATACCCAAGTATACAGCATGTGCGTACCAGTGAGGGTAATTTAGTCTCTTCATAAATACTGAATGATGTACCTGTAATTCCAAGCATCAAGTgccatacataaatatatatacaaacTGGTTGCCAGGAGGTATAATTTGTCCAGCCTGCTGTTCATTGTTTGATATCACCGTGGATTCACGAGACTGCACGTGATGGGAGTTAGAGTAGAAGATTTCAGAACAAGCTTGTGCCAACCAAACCGAACCAATTGCACATTTCAGGCTTGCAAACGTGCTGTTCATCTGTCCTTCCGTTTCCCCTTTTCGGAAACGAGAGCACCTTCCCTTGAGCAGTGTTTTTGAGCACGAATTAGCCTGCAACTGCACGAGCTGAGGCTATGAATTCCACATGCACAAGCTTTGCAACAGAGTGATGGGTTGCTTTCCTTAgcttttacatgcatgcatgcttctgGCATGAAAAGAAGATAATACATTATTAATTTCTCATGCATGGAATGGAAGAATCATCTCCCACCGGCTGTGCTTCAGTGCGTACTGCTGACCGATGCATGGCATCAGTGTGGAGCGTGTAGCCAACGTGCGGATCCAAACCATGCATGTTTCAGTTGTTCACCTTCAGCATTCGTCACAAATGTCACATTGTATTACATTAGACAAGCATTTGTGCAGCATGCATGGCTGTTAATTTAAAACAATGAAACAAGTGCTGGGTTTTTAATCTAATCTGGCCTGGCCTGCATGCGCTTCGGTTGAACCGTCCCACTGCAGGCTGCACCGGCCAACTGCGACTGCGAGAGAGGCTATGGGCAACAAGAGGCCAGCTCCAAATCTCCTACGCGACCTAACGGAGCCATTATGTCGTTATGCCTGCCTGACCTGCTCTCTTCTCATCATCAAGTCATCATGCCATGTTGTTTTTCTGATCTTTGTGAGGGTTGGGAACACTAGGATAATTAGTGAGGGAAGAGGGATTAGCGTATTCCATTCAGGCTCGGAGAGTCGGAGTTGAGAGCAGTGAGCAGAGCAGATGAGCCGGCCGGGTTTTAAAACGCGATCCAGTAGCCGTCTTTGCTCCTTTCGGCACGCAGCAGCATTGCAGTTGCAGCGACAACTTTGagggcatcatcatcagctgtaCGGAAAAGGGTCTTTACtggaattaaaaaaaaatacatacTAGGCTGCTTCTTTGTTGTTTGCAACAAATTTCTGCTGTTGCTCTACGTGCTTGCGTCGCTGACTCGCTGTCTGTGACGTCCTCGTAAAACAGAGGGGGAGGGGGCCAACTGTGCCATGCCAGAATTCTAGAAACTTCAGAAAATATATATTTAGGGCATGTTTAGATGAGCTAGGGCTAGTTACTAGTTGAGCTAAGAATTAGCTTAAATTAAGCTAGCTAGTTGGCTAACAAGTTGATGATGGTTTGGATACAAAATTAGCCCACCTATTAGCCTTTTTGTTTGAATGTACTATGACTAATTTTAGCTCATTTTTATCAAGCTAGCAATTAGTTTTTGTGTCAAACATACCCTTAATAGAGGATTCAATAAGATTAATTAATTTGATGTTATGCATTATTCATAAGTATATGGTCGTAGCTAAAAAGAAACTTGATCTACAACAGAGCTAAAGTGACCTAAAATTCATAAAACATGCAAAAAATATTACATGGTAGTACTGGTCTACACTAGAAATTTGGTCTGACCGGAGATCTGGTCTCGACAAGAGGTCTGGTATTTGGTAACGGGAAGAACATAAATCAAGAGGAACTTGATTTCTTCCAAAAACAACTACAAGCACAAGAACAAATAGATCGATGTAAACCGCCCAAAAGTCAACTTGCACGTGAAGAATACAAGAACAAAGCGAAAAAGATACGTGATTTGTTTATTGAAGTTTAGATTTAAATCCTATGTCTCCGTTGAGAGCTCCCAAAGAAGCCGAGTGTCCTTTAAGCACTTACCCTCGTCAAAGGACTCCAAAGATCGAGCTTGGTTTTCAAGATCTTGATTTCTTTCCATGCGGAGGTGAAATCAAAACATTCACAAACTTTTTGTGTCTCACCCACAAATTTAGGCTCTATTTGGATACAAAGTATTTTTAGAGTTTTAGAAAAATATCATAGTTCTGTCAATACTTTGGTTTTAGAGTGCCATGAAGTGTTTGGGTGCAACAAACTTTATGGTTTTGAATATCATGGTATTGCTGAAATTATAGTCTTTTTGGAGTTTTAAAAACTCCACTTTAAACCTCTTTTTTTCTAAACCACAGTTTTACACATCAAGGTTCTAAAACTATAGTTTATCGATACTATGGTTTCTTAATATTATAACATCCAAATAAGGCCTTGAGAGCTTGCTAAGCAATGACTAGATATCTTTTACGATTCACCTCCAAAAATAACAAATACTTGATGAAGTCCACGATTGCTTGAGGATGGGATCTCTCTCCCTCCGtccccctctctttctctctcgtgAGCTCTCAATCCCCAATCTTTCAACCTAAGATTTCTCATAAATCACACAAAAGCCTCGCAAAGAGGGAGAGGAAAGAGCTTCTATGGCATCTGAAAGTGTGTTATTTGTGTTGAGAAGAGCAACCACAAGTGAGGGGATTGGGAGGTTTATAAATATCGAACCCTAAAAGTAGCCATTGCTATACCCATGTGTAATATTAGTACTAAAGTCAGACGAGCACAAAAATGCCTTTAGGGCCAAACCTCAGTCTCATCCGGTTTTTTAAGATGTTTGTGCGCTCGTTTGACTTGAGGACCGGATCTCTGGTCTAGATCAGACATATGATATTACACACAAGCACAAACAATGGCTAATTTTAGAGGACAACATGATAAGGCAAAAAAATGATTATGAGGATAGGAAGACGGAGACAAGAGGGTAGAGGATTAAAACAAACAGATGATGTGACGGAAGGTAGAACCTACCTAAAATTACATGCCTTTTGGATTAATTAAGATGTGTTAGGGCTAAAGAGTTGCATTCAACTTCATATGTAGCAGGTGCGGAGGCCCAATTTCGCCTCCACTAGCCTCTGCCCCACCTTGATTCACAAAATTTTCAAAAGATATGCTGGCCCATTAATATGAAGTGCATATATGTGTACTATCCAATGCTGTCAAGCCATTAAATAAAGTCCAAAAACGTTGTAAACTACAATATGTAAGCATAGTTTCTTGTTGCCCAAAAATCTccacaaaagattgcattactgGCTCACCAGTCCTGATGCTCAGTTGCTCACCAGTCCTCCGCGTCGCCGGTCCTGATGCTCACCAGTAGGCCACGCCCACGCGCGGATGCGCTACTGCCTCTCGGCGCCCGCCTGGTCGCCAGGGTCTGGCTACACGCCTGCTGCCAGGGTGGGCAGGGTAGAGCGACAGAGGCAGTCAGTACACACGGAAGCAGGAGGCCATGTGGTGTTTGAGTTTGACCATAATGTGTTTGAGGAAATGTACGACCTGTGAGGTGAGTAGTTTGTGCCGGCTCCTGTGTGCTAATCTGCAACAGTTTTCATTTATTTGAGCTAATTTTTATATCATCTCATGGAGCACCTAAAAGGCTAGAACAACATCCTTTAACACAAAGGATATGTGAAGATGGACATCAATGACAAATCTGCCTAGAAAAAAATAGAATTATAAAATATCTTACTGAATGATATATAATTTGGTTGAGAAGGCGAATCAGACCATTATTTCTTAGTTATTTTTTCACCACTTTcatgttttttatttattattctgTGGATTCAAGTATGAAATTTTGATATATCATAAAAAACTATGCATTTTTGAGCTAGTTTTGTGTAATATCAATATTATACCCAGTGTGGGCGGTATTTTAACCTGACGCGGCTTTGACAGTGGCCCTAGGCGTTTGAATTGACGAGCTCCGCCGCTAACACAGTGATCAGGAATAGGCAAATCGGCTGGACCCCTGCGTTTGGGCCACAGTACCAGTCCGAAATCGTCGCAGCCGTAGCCGGCGTCGACgggcgcggccatggcggactcCTCCTCCTCGTTGATCTCGTCACGCCGTCAACGCCGCTCACAGGGACCTTGGCgaacgtggcggcggcggcgagggcacCCCCGGCAGCGCCGACAACCATGGAGCCGAAGACGAGCACCTTGATGTCGGCCTCGTCCTTGGCGGAGAGCACGTCGCCGGAGGCTGGCATGTCGAAGGTCGTGGCGTCCCTGCGCGCGGCCTGGCACGACAGCGCGGCGACGAGGCCAGCGGCGTGGCAGTCCATCAGCGCCGCGAGCACGACGGCGACGGGCGCGGAAGCCGCGGCCACCGCGGTCTCGTCATTGGAGCCCTGCGTCAGCGCGGCGGCAAGGTCGAGCGAATTCGCGAGGCACGCGGCTGCGGCAGCGGTGACATCGCTTCCCACGACACCGCACGCACGCATGATGGTTGTCACGACACCACACGCACGAAGCAGCTTGCGAGGTCACGGACGAAGAAGACATGCGCATCTCACTGACGAGCAGGGCCTGAGCACCCATGGGCAGGCACACATCCGGCAGCTGTGTGGGCGGCGGGCAAGACGGAGTCCTCCGAGGCACCTGGACGGTCTAACGCACGAGTTCGCGGGAGAGTAGCAGCTCGAGGTCAGTTACTCAGTTATGCACGAGAAAGACGGCGGCGGAGTTGAAGGACCGATAGTCGTCCATGGCGAGCTCGTGCGTGCGTGCGGTGTCGTGGGAAGCAATGTCACCGCTGCCACAGTCACCTGCCTAGCGAACTCGCTCGACCTGTCATGCGAGGCCGCACGCAGGGACGCCACGACCTTCTACATGctagcctccggcgacgggcttTCCGCCAAGGACGACGCCGACGTCGCCGCTGACATCAAGGTGCTCGTCTTCGGCTCCAAGCTTGTCGGCGCTGCCGGGGGCGCCCTCGCCGCTGCCGCCACGTTCGCCAAGGTGCCCGCCTTGTCCCACGATCTCCTTGTGAGCAGCGTCGACGGCGTTGACGAGATCAACGAGCTAGGAGGAGGGGTCCGCCATGGCTGAGCTCGTCGACGCTGCTGTGGTGGGTGTCGATGGCGTTGACGAGAACAACGAAGACGAGTGCGATGTCTGGGCTGCGATGGGCCACTAGGGGTGCGTTTGTGAGGGTGTACCTGGGCAGCCAGGCTGCAGGTTGCCAGGCCGAGCGCATGCACATGACTGGTGTTTGGTTATCGCACTCACAGTTGTTTGGTTCACTGCATGCGAGCATCCGCTATCTCACTGACATGTCCTGTCCGCATACATGTTGCGCTCGCGCGAGCCTGGCCGCATAGAAACGAAGCTTAGCGGCGTTTCTCCAGGGCCCGGCGGCGGCGTCGTATTTGACTCCTGGGAGCCGGGCTCGCTCGCGGGCCAAGGCCGCAAACACGGGAGCCTGCAGCCCACGAGCGCAAAGGCCGGCCTGAGCCACCCTCGCAAACGCACCCTAGAACGCCCTGCTAGATGAGTTTAGTTAGGGTCACCGTTGGATCACAATGAACGTCTCAGATGCGCCGACTGCAGAGAGAGGTCGCTCTGCGCGACTGCAGACGATCTCATTCGCAAGGGCGGTGCCGTGTCGTGAACCGCGTGGCGTGAGGTCGTGCCGACTGCCGGCGCCGGGCCTAACCTGTTCCACCTTCCACGCGTGCGGCGTGTGCCATCAACCAAGCTTGAAACTTCTTCCCTTCCCTTTCCTTTTCTCTTTCCCTTCTCCTCCCGCCGTCCGCGCGCTCTCGCTTCctctccgccaccgccacctccacctcctaccACCACCTCGCGCGGCGGGGGCAACTGTGAGGTGAGGGCGAGGCGGGGCGATGCTGGcgtggaaggagaaggtggcgGACCGCCTCGCCCGCCTCCTCGCCGACTCCCCTGTCTCCCCCTCCCCGGCGCAGGCCGCCGTCGCGACATCGCAGGTGAGATCTGCGTCCCTTTTTCCGGACCTCCCGCGCTGCTCGCATTAGCATTGTGTGGGTGTCTGTCGATTCGGTGGTTGGTGCGGGGGGCTTGGGATCCCGCCGGAAGGTGGGTGGGATCTTGGAGAAGACCCGTGGAGTCGAATTTCATCCATTCATGGCCAAAGGATCGATTTTTCTTCCTCCACGAGTCGCGTGGTTTCGTATGACGGAGCTCGGTACCTGTTGTTTAGGTGATTGGTTCCTTGTCCAGCTGGCCTTCTTAGATTTGGATTTGGAATTGGGTTTCCTGGACGGAATGAGACACTTGAGTGGCGTCCTGGCCTCCTGGGATAGGCTACGCATCGGTTTTTGTCCGGTTCAGGGTCTATTTCGATGGATTGCTGGAGTCTTCCCATCCTGCGGCTTAATTGGTGCCTAATCCTGGTCCTGTGGGCAGTGGGCAACTGCGCATGTAGGCTTCCGCCGGGCTAGGAGGTTGCATTGTCATGCATTTGAGATATGGCTTACTTGCCACTGCCGCCTGCGCGCCTGCACATATTTGGATGTGCATTTGCAAAATATTGCTAACACGGCAGTGCGGAGATAGTGCCTTCCGTTTAACACCTAATCTCTTTTACTATTGGAATCACATTGATGTGCATTGCCAATGTCTTGTCTTTGTTTTGATTATTGATATGATTCACCATGCAGGGTAACCATGTTGAAATTAGACTTACTAATCCATGTATGGCCTCTCAGTTCTGATCCAGTTGATAGAATTCTTGGCTGGGTTACCTCAGATGTTGCACTTGATGAATTTTGTATCGTTGAATCATCTGAATTAGTCGGAATGAAGTGCCATGTCCAGTGAGAGAACATATGAACCATGTATTCGTCTGAATCAGTCCCTTGAACTTTAAATGTATCCATAAAAAACCTAAAATTTTCTTCAATAAAATTTAATGGAGAACATATGAGCCTTATATAGTACTGATCTGTAATCAGTTTTAATTTATAGCACATCTTTTGTTTTGTGCCTTTTGGATGTTATTATATAGTAACCTGTATTTTTTCAGGAAAAATCTTTCCCAGCAGAACATTTTATTCCCCCCAAAACATCATCATTATCTTCGTATGTATTTTCCCTTCTACCAACCTCAAACTTGGGGCATGAGCAGAATTCACCTTGTTCTGAGACTTTGAGACCATTACCTCCTGAATCACTTCCTAAGAAATGGAGAGGGAGTGATTTAACATGGAAAGATCCTCCCCTGGAATTGAGTGAG
Above is a genomic segment from Miscanthus floridulus cultivar M001 chromosome 3, ASM1932011v1, whole genome shotgun sequence containing:
- the LOC136545806 gene encoding subtilisin-like protease SBT3.17, giving the protein MTTRTRPCAAVTSFLLLLLLSSAAVSLAKTAGSRESKQGQQAGASVYVVMVKAPAQGVNYKAYQMRILATALGSEEKAKQALIYSYKAAASGFAAKLTPAQVAALKKHPDVLQALPDVKYTLQDNNHLN